A section of the Roseivirga sp. BDSF3-8 genome encodes:
- a CDS encoding isoaspartyl peptidase/L-asparaginase family protein: MKRTLTLFLCLLMAGMAYSQTRPVIVIHGGAGTILKENMTPEKEEAIRSKMEEAMRAGYEVLDEGGTSTEAVVATIKILEDSPLFNAGKGAVFTSQGENELDASIMDGRDRNAGAVAGVKHIKNPITAALAVMTSSPHVMLTGEGAEEFASQEKLNMVDARYFYTENRYEQLRKIKEREQAEDAEGSIKLRSNPETADEKFGTVGCLALDKNGNLAAGTSTGGMTNKKYGRVGDSPVIGAGTYADNATCAVSATGHGEYFIRSVAAYDVAAMMRYADMEVGKAASTVVENIGEMGGSGGLIALDAQGNVAMPFNTAGMYRGYMKGKEDINTFIYGDEE, from the coding sequence ATGAAAAGAACCCTGACCCTATTTCTCTGCCTGCTCATGGCTGGCATGGCCTATAGTCAGACCAGGCCGGTCATTGTGATTCACGGCGGTGCCGGAACCATACTTAAGGAAAATATGACGCCTGAAAAAGAGGAGGCCATTCGCAGCAAGATGGAGGAAGCCATGCGGGCAGGCTATGAAGTACTTGACGAGGGGGGTACCAGTACAGAGGCTGTAGTAGCCACCATAAAAATCCTGGAGGACAGCCCACTGTTTAACGCGGGTAAGGGGGCCGTTTTTACCAGTCAGGGTGAAAATGAGCTCGATGCCAGTATTATGGACGGCCGCGACCGTAATGCGGGAGCCGTAGCGGGTGTTAAGCATATTAAAAACCCTATCACCGCTGCTCTGGCGGTAATGACCTCATCTCCCCATGTGATGCTTACCGGAGAAGGGGCAGAGGAGTTTGCAAGCCAGGAAAAGCTGAACATGGTGGATGCCCGGTATTTTTATACTGAAAATCGCTATGAACAGCTACGGAAAATAAAAGAGCGGGAACAGGCGGAAGATGCGGAAGGCTCTATCAAGCTTAGGAGCAACCCTGAAACAGCCGATGAAAAATTCGGTACGGTTGGTTGCCTGGCCTTGGACAAGAATGGCAACCTTGCGGCAGGCACCTCCACCGGGGGCATGACAAATAAGAAATACGGCAGAGTAGGCGATAGCCCGGTCATAGGGGCAGGCACCTATGCGGATAATGCGACTTGTGCCGTATCGGCTACCGGCCATGGGGAATACTTCATTCGCTCAGTAGCAGCCTATGATGTAGCGGCTATGATGCGGTATGCTGATATGGAGGTAGGCAAAGCCGCCAGCACAGTGGTAGAGAATATCGGTGAAATGGGTGGCTCAGGTGGCCTGATCGCACTAGATGCCCAGGGTAACGTAGCCATGCCCTTTAACACCGCTGGTATGTACCGGGGCTACATGAAAGGCAAAGAAGATATCAACACATTTATCTACGGAGACGAGGAGTAA
- a CDS encoding ABC transporter ATP-binding protein, whose amino-acid sequence MDKENISGNIVDLPVLKRLFTFIRPYRGKFYLLLFLTISLAILAPVRPLLIQQTIDRQISVGDFQGLVNMILLLVGLLILQAIVQYSHTYMSGWLGQHIIRDMRIQLYRHLLRMRLKFFDNTPIGRLVTRNVSDIETLADVFSQGIAAMLGDLLQLIFILAVMFYIDWELTLVTLCTLPFLILSTYIFKEKIKVAFNNVRNAVSNLNSFVQEHITGMNIVQIFTSEEKEYEKFKAINKEHKKANLNSVLYYSIYFPVAEVIQAIGIGLVVWYGAEGVLAEDVSFGDMVAFIMYIQMFFRPIRLIADRFNTLQLGIVSTSRITKLLDNHDFIPDEGDYKPEKIRGDIEFRNVWFAYSGEDYVLKDISFKVKGGETMALVGATGAGKSSIINLLNRFYDINKGEILIDGKNIREYDLNHLRQQIGIVLQDVFLFSNTVKENITLGNDTISRPQIEEAASLVGASKFIERLPNDFDYNVMERGGTLSVGQRQLISFVRAMVYNPRIMILDEATSSVDSETEEMIQNAINKLMQGRTSIVIAHRLSTIQEADNILVLDKGEIKETGTHDELLRLDGYYAQLHRMQYKEVV is encoded by the coding sequence TTGGATAAGGAAAACATTAGTGGCAACATCGTAGACCTGCCCGTTCTCAAACGGCTCTTTACCTTTATCAGGCCATATCGCGGAAAGTTCTACCTGCTGCTGTTCCTCACTATTTCTCTGGCCATACTGGCACCGGTGAGGCCCCTGCTTATTCAGCAGACGATCGACCGCCAGATTTCGGTCGGGGACTTCCAGGGGCTGGTGAATATGATATTGCTGCTGGTTGGCTTGCTTATTCTGCAGGCAATTGTCCAGTATTCTCACACGTACATGTCAGGCTGGCTCGGTCAGCATATTATCCGCGATATGCGGATACAGCTTTATCGCCACCTGCTCCGGATGCGCCTTAAGTTTTTTGATAATACACCCATCGGGCGGCTTGTTACCAGGAATGTCTCGGATATCGAAACGCTTGCCGACGTATTCAGTCAGGGTATAGCGGCTATGCTGGGTGATCTGCTGCAGCTAATTTTTATACTGGCTGTCATGTTCTACATAGACTGGGAGCTTACCCTCGTTACTCTTTGCACCCTGCCCTTCCTTATTCTTAGCACCTATATTTTTAAAGAAAAGATAAAGGTTGCCTTTAATAATGTGCGTAATGCCGTGTCTAACCTGAACAGCTTCGTACAGGAGCACATTACCGGTATGAATATCGTACAGATATTTACCAGTGAAGAAAAGGAATACGAGAAATTTAAAGCCATAAATAAGGAGCATAAGAAGGCCAACCTGAACTCCGTGCTATACTATTCCATCTACTTTCCTGTAGCTGAGGTGATACAGGCCATAGGCATAGGGCTTGTGGTATGGTATGGGGCCGAAGGGGTACTGGCAGAAGATGTAAGCTTTGGTGACATGGTTGCCTTTATCATGTACATCCAGATGTTCTTCCGCCCGATACGCCTTATCGCCGACCGTTTTAACACCCTGCAATTGGGCATAGTAAGTACCAGCCGTATCACGAAGCTTCTTGATAACCATGACTTTATTCCTGACGAGGGGGACTACAAGCCTGAGAAGATAAGGGGAGACATTGAATTCCGCAACGTATGGTTCGCCTATAGCGGGGAGGATTATGTGCTTAAGGATATTTCTTTCAAAGTAAAAGGAGGGGAAACCATGGCGCTTGTGGGGGCTACCGGTGCAGGCAAGTCCAGTATTATCAACTTGCTGAACCGCTTTTATGACATTAATAAAGGTGAGATACTTATCGACGGAAAGAATATCAGGGAGTATGACCTGAATCACCTCAGACAGCAGATTGGCATCGTGCTGCAGGATGTGTTTCTGTTTAGTAATACCGTCAAAGAAAATATCACCCTTGGCAATGACACCATTTCCCGTCCGCAGATAGAGGAAGCAGCTTCCCTGGTCGGAGCCTCTAAATTTATAGAGAGGTTACCTAATGACTTCGACTATAATGTGATGGAAAGAGGGGGAACGCTTAGCGTCGGACAACGTCAACTCATAAGCTTTGTGCGGGCCATGGTGTATAACCCACGTATTATGATCCTGGACGAGGCTACATCAAGTGTGGATTCGGAAACAGAAGAAATGATCCAGAACGCGATTAATAAGCTGATGCAGGGCCGTACCTCTATTGTAATTGCTCACCGCCTCAGTACTATTCAGGAGGCGGATAATATACTGGTACTGGACAAGGGTGAGATCAAGGAAACGGGTACGCACGATGAACTGCTTCGTCTGGATGGCTACTACGCCCAGTTACACCGTATGCAATACAAAGAGGTGGTGTAA
- the truA gene encoding tRNA pseudouridine(38-40) synthase TruA, which yields MRYFIDLAYRGTHYHGWQIQPNALTVQQVVEEALSRILRYKVEVTASGRTDTGVHATTQVVHIDHEKPLSMSNEGYKLNAILPADVAIKSIREVNEEAHARFSATSRSYEYHIIRQKDPFQKDLSYHFNRPLDIEKMNEAATFLLGKQDFQSFSKVKTDVHTYFCEISRAEWLEVNGRLVFYVSANRFLRGMVRALVGTLLLIGEEKAEPASIKEVIASGDRGKAGRSVPPEGLFLTEVAYPGEIYTNRD from the coding sequence GTGCGTTACTTTATTGATCTGGCCTACAGAGGTACCCATTATCACGGCTGGCAGATACAGCCCAATGCACTGACTGTGCAGCAGGTAGTGGAGGAGGCCCTCAGCAGGATACTGCGCTATAAAGTAGAGGTAACTGCCAGCGGTCGTACGGATACAGGAGTACATGCTACCACCCAGGTAGTACACATTGATCATGAAAAGCCGCTCAGTATGAGTAATGAAGGCTATAAGCTCAATGCTATACTACCGGCTGATGTGGCTATAAAAAGTATCCGTGAGGTTAACGAAGAGGCGCACGCCCGCTTTTCGGCTACCTCCCGCAGCTATGAATACCATATTATCCGGCAAAAAGACCCCTTTCAAAAGGACCTCAGCTATCACTTCAACCGGCCGCTGGATATAGAGAAGATGAACGAGGCAGCCACCTTTTTACTCGGAAAGCAGGATTTTCAGAGCTTCAGTAAGGTAAAAACCGATGTACACACCTATTTTTGTGAGATTTCACGGGCCGAGTGGCTGGAGGTAAACGGAAGGCTGGTTTTTTACGTAAGTGCAAACAGGTTCCTACGCGGCATGGTCCGCGCACTGGTGGGTACTCTTCTGCTAATTGGCGAAGAAAAGGCTGAACCAGCTTCTATTAAAGAGGTTATAGCTTCCGGTGATCGAGGCAAAGCAGGGCGATCTGTACCACCTGAGGGCTTATTTCTCACTGAAGTGGCCTATCCCGGGGAAATCTATACGAACAGAGATTAA
- a CDS encoding lamin tail domain-containing protein, which yields MLASYCPRICLILLLGICYSLPASGQQIIINEIYADPYPKSSIQPENQVFPTASGAEFVELFNTGDLPFSGVDCSLSGKTLPPFTLEPGGYLIICPQSYESDYMPYASVLGLSSWNSLSNSGEEVYLLAADGHVIDAVSYSPDWHDSGKDRGGWSLERINPTLICSNEENWASSVSANGATPGAANSILEATPDLSPPVLLSHEWLVPHSLTLVFSEELDISQLTVNTDPGLSVLPETDGQVLILQVFSTPHYDLSYSFSLSGLMDCEGNIAEDIRFTALLDNTPPLLTTLDIVATDQVRLLFNEALDGTLLLSQASFLYDCGIVSNAIKWDPRYPEQVILQNDRPFIPGESCLLSASQIPDRAGNLAAFSESIIYQPAVDTAFTEEPGIVRVRYHTLPANALSPENYFLSKYDAAPFMVLPEPDFPSEVRLIFSPVPVRDEPYELFISGMVDEESNALITPSADLIWDTRPPTLDSYEWTSPDTVRLSFSEPLDPIVASIARFYQMDDETLPCRIILPDPQTVVLVYCQTLQQETAYRLKIHSLADMYGNVMSRSKYIELLFDNLPPAIQYARGISPATVSVVLNEHIDTSQISLKSVVLPGNWPEPLDIRAFSLSDHDSLLIDFGSDIPRQLSTPGLTGISDQYGNEATDTLHFTLDYSLPEIGYVRLLSDTSLLVSFTHRLEQELLSDAVASLGSTPGVITPLMSQYEIDISVTTSLPEGQPVLLSLSDFGFADREASFSQVIHYRKPATGFTFADAHLLKVYPRENIDLPSEPQYYTLEGAHPDLVWYSADEPLTYLLFKVGIPENTRAVISIDSFSESSGHYWPFSRYEATYDRIPPYVLAARTTTENRVHIEFSEAIDPVSISSPYHYQIDGEWPLSCTPIDDHAVILSLANNLRDGISYEVDIQKVNDRAGNTISDTTLILSYSAPSTLRQGDLVVSEVLPEPSPEGPAEFIELVNITADTLRLQDIYIADRTVKGRIEPFDLKPGEYVVLVAEANVADISGEAKMAAVSPWPTLNNTEDDLFLISNEMDTVAQLNYVSGRLRAGQSLERVDLYSTCGGEKNWLPSPAPAGHTAGMPNAATGIITDDEAPFIMVAFITEEGNCRFWLSEELAGSIRLEQVEIRDQNGEIYSIEKIIKSGDNQYEAIPSARLNNDVSYRITLLGLTDCVGNETERSSYEPVIFPQKPEIGDIILTEILFNPPPNGVDFIECLNTTDSYLDMSGLYFFGHRDKVSIGSDLPVVIGPGEYLAFTPDPGILSGQYPAADAGAFVRNPLPSLPDTEGIAGLMDESDSIWQEFAYDDRYHHHLLRNTEGVSLERIDLQGAPDNRINWASAAADRGYGTPGNVNSHYAGGTKGESEISLSTHVITPDFDGVNDFVQIHFTFKKGQNIANAWIFDMNGRKVITLAEGAAMAAEGTLRWEGQNDAGAPVSSGYYLIVIEWFNALSERGLIKEKIAVSTLD from the coding sequence ATGTTAGCCAGTTATTGCCCTCGAATATGCCTGATCCTGCTTTTAGGTATATGCTATAGTTTGCCGGCTTCAGGCCAGCAGATAATTATCAATGAAATATACGCTGACCCCTATCCCAAAAGTTCCATTCAGCCGGAGAATCAGGTGTTTCCCACAGCTTCAGGCGCAGAGTTTGTAGAGCTGTTTAATACCGGGGACCTCCCTTTTAGTGGTGTGGACTGTTCCCTTAGCGGTAAGACATTGCCCCCCTTTACCCTTGAGCCCGGAGGCTATCTCATCATTTGCCCTCAAAGTTACGAGAGCGACTATATGCCCTATGCCTCTGTGCTCGGCCTATCTTCATGGAACAGCCTTAGTAATAGTGGAGAAGAAGTATACCTGCTTGCTGCCGACGGGCATGTTATTGATGCTGTCAGCTACTCACCGGACTGGCATGATAGCGGCAAAGACCGAGGAGGGTGGTCACTCGAAAGGATTAATCCGACCCTGATTTGTAGTAATGAGGAGAACTGGGCCTCTTCCGTTTCAGCTAACGGGGCCACTCCTGGTGCGGCTAATAGTATCCTGGAAGCTACTCCGGACCTTTCGCCCCCCGTACTGCTTAGCCACGAATGGCTGGTGCCCCATAGCCTCACTCTTGTCTTTTCCGAGGAGCTAGACATTAGTCAATTAACGGTAAATACCGATCCGGGACTCTCTGTTTTACCAGAGACAGATGGTCAGGTTCTTATTTTGCAGGTCTTCTCCACCCCTCACTATGACCTTTCTTACAGCTTTTCACTCTCAGGGCTGATGGACTGTGAGGGAAATATTGCTGAAGATATCCGCTTTACGGCATTGCTGGATAATACACCCCCTTTGTTAACCACCCTCGACATTGTGGCTACAGACCAGGTAAGGCTTTTATTCAATGAAGCCCTTGACGGCACACTCCTTCTCAGTCAGGCCAGTTTCCTTTATGATTGTGGCATTGTTTCAAATGCGATAAAGTGGGATCCCCGCTACCCAGAACAGGTCATCTTACAAAATGACCGTCCATTTATACCCGGGGAAAGCTGTTTGCTATCTGCCAGCCAAATACCGGACAGGGCAGGCAACCTCGCTGCTTTTTCCGAATCGATAATCTATCAGCCAGCAGTAGATACCGCCTTTACCGAAGAACCGGGAATCGTGCGGGTGCGCTATCATACACTTCCTGCCAATGCCCTGTCCCCAGAAAATTACTTTCTATCCAAGTATGATGCAGCCCCCTTTATGGTACTGCCAGAGCCGGACTTTCCCTCTGAAGTCCGGCTGATTTTTTCCCCTGTACCAGTACGTGATGAACCGTATGAGTTATTCATCAGTGGAATGGTAGATGAAGAGAGCAATGCACTCATCACCCCTTCCGCTGACCTTATTTGGGATACGCGGCCGCCCACGCTCGATAGCTATGAATGGACCAGTCCCGATACAGTTAGGCTCAGTTTCAGTGAACCGCTGGACCCTATAGTTGCGTCCATTGCCCGCTTCTATCAAATGGATGATGAGACGTTACCCTGCCGGATAATTTTACCTGACCCTCAGACCGTTGTCCTGGTTTATTGTCAGACTTTACAGCAAGAAACAGCCTACCGCCTGAAAATCCATTCCCTGGCCGACATGTATGGCAATGTCATGAGCCGGTCAAAATATATAGAGCTGCTTTTTGATAACTTACCTCCTGCTATACAATACGCCAGGGGCATAAGTCCGGCCACAGTTTCTGTAGTGTTGAATGAGCATATAGACACCTCTCAAATCTCGCTTAAGAGTGTGGTATTGCCTGGCAATTGGCCTGAGCCTCTGGACATACGTGCATTTTCTCTGTCAGATCATGATTCCCTGTTAATCGACTTTGGCAGTGATATACCCCGTCAGTTATCCACTCCGGGGCTAACAGGTATTTCAGATCAGTATGGTAATGAAGCTACCGATACGCTTCACTTTACCCTGGACTATAGCCTGCCTGAAATAGGCTATGTAAGGCTGCTTTCAGATACGAGCTTACTCGTTTCATTTACACACCGCCTGGAACAGGAACTTTTATCTGATGCGGTAGCCAGTCTGGGTTCAACCCCGGGTGTTATTACTCCTTTGATGTCGCAGTATGAAATAGATATCTCCGTTACAACCAGCCTCCCGGAGGGCCAACCTGTTTTGCTATCACTTTCCGACTTTGGGTTCGCAGACCGGGAAGCCTCATTTTCTCAGGTGATTCATTACCGCAAACCAGCTACCGGCTTCACATTTGCCGACGCCCACCTTCTTAAGGTTTATCCCAGAGAAAATATTGATTTGCCTTCAGAGCCACAATACTACACCTTAGAAGGAGCCCATCCGGACCTGGTTTGGTATTCTGCTGATGAACCTCTGACGTATCTTCTCTTCAAAGTAGGTATTCCTGAAAACACCCGCGCAGTTATTTCGATAGACTCATTTTCCGAAAGTAGCGGTCATTACTGGCCATTTAGCCGCTACGAGGCAACGTACGACCGCATTCCTCCCTATGTACTGGCTGCCAGAACTACTACTGAAAATAGAGTTCATATAGAATTTTCAGAAGCCATTGACCCCGTTTCCATCTCTTCGCCATATCATTACCAGATAGATGGAGAGTGGCCCCTTAGCTGTACGCCCATAGATGATCACGCAGTTATACTTAGCCTCGCTAACAATTTACGAGATGGAATAAGCTATGAAGTAGACATTCAAAAAGTTAATGACCGAGCTGGCAATACGATAAGCGATACTACCTTGATACTAAGCTACAGTGCACCTTCCACTCTAAGGCAGGGCGATCTTGTGGTTAGTGAAGTACTACCGGAGCCTTCCCCCGAAGGCCCGGCAGAATTTATAGAGCTGGTAAATATCACAGCGGACACACTGCGTTTGCAAGACATATACATAGCAGACCGTACCGTCAAGGGACGAATAGAACCATTTGATCTTAAGCCGGGTGAATATGTAGTCTTGGTGGCGGAAGCGAATGTGGCTGATATTTCCGGAGAAGCCAAAATGGCAGCTGTCTCTCCATGGCCTACACTAAATAATACAGAAGATGACCTCTTCCTCATCAGTAACGAAATGGATACGGTAGCGCAGTTGAACTATGTAAGTGGTCGCTTACGGGCCGGGCAGTCTCTGGAAAGAGTTGATTTATACAGCACCTGTGGCGGTGAGAAAAATTGGCTTCCTTCTCCCGCCCCGGCAGGTCATACGGCCGGTATGCCTAATGCTGCTACAGGAATAATTACCGATGATGAAGCGCCTTTTATAATGGTTGCGTTTATCACCGAAGAAGGAAACTGCCGGTTTTGGTTGAGCGAAGAGCTGGCAGGAAGTATTCGCTTAGAACAAGTGGAAATTAGAGATCAGAATGGTGAAATATATTCTATAGAAAAGATAATCAAATCAGGGGATAACCAATATGAAGCCATACCCTCTGCCAGGTTAAATAATGATGTCAGCTACCGGATTACCCTATTAGGCCTGACGGACTGTGTGGGCAATGAGACAGAAAGGTCATCCTATGAGCCGGTAATCTTCCCTCAAAAACCGGAAATTGGTGATATCATTTTAACGGAAATATTATTCAACCCTCCACCCAATGGGGTTGACTTTATCGAATGCCTGAATACTACTGACAGCTATCTGGACATGTCAGGATTGTATTTTTTCGGGCACAGGGATAAGGTCAGTATAGGATCAGACCTGCCTGTGGTAATAGGTCCTGGTGAGTACCTGGCATTTACGCCTGATCCGGGCATATTATCCGGACAATATCCCGCTGCGGATGCGGGAGCGTTTGTCCGTAACCCACTTCCCTCTCTTCCGGATACTGAAGGCATCGCAGGCCTTATGGATGAGTCAGATAGCATCTGGCAGGAGTTTGCCTATGACGATCGGTACCACCACCACCTCTTGCGGAATACCGAGGGGGTTTCGCTTGAGCGGATAGACCTGCAAGGTGCCCCTGATAACCGTATTAACTGGGCATCAGCCGCTGCAGATAGAGGGTACGGGACGCCTGGCAATGTCAACTCACATTATGCTGGTGGTACTAAGGGAGAGAGTGAAATATCACTTTCAACCCATGTTATCACGCCTGATTTTGATGGCGTAAATGATTTCGTACAAATTCATTTTACTTTCAAAAAAGGCCAAAACATTGCAAATGCTTGGATATTCGACATGAATGGCAGAAAGGTAATTACCCTGGCAGAAGGGGCAGCCATGGCGGCCGAAGGTACCCTTAGGTGGGAGGGGCAGAATGATGCCGGAGCTCCAGTCAGTTCGGGTTACTATCTCATTGTTATTGAGTGGTTTAATGCCCTTTCCGAAAGGGGGCTGATCAAAGAAAAAATAGCCGTTTCCACGCTTGACTAA